From Solea senegalensis isolate Sse05_10M linkage group LG7, IFAPA_SoseM_1, whole genome shotgun sequence, a single genomic window includes:
- the LOC122772544 gene encoding liprin-alpha-1-like isoform X5 has product MMCEVMPTISEAEGPGGGGGSGHRGSGSPLQSDSEGHFESLMVSMLEERDRLLETLRETQENLGLTQGKLHEVSHERDSLQRQLNTALPQEFAALTKEVNLCREQLLEKEEEIAELKAERNNTRLLLEHLECLVSRHERSLRMTVVKRQAQSPAGVSSEVEVLKALKSLFEHHKALDEKVRERLRVALERCSMLEEQLTMSHKELVYLREQSSLKRGLADGTSEVNHNCENTPSTNGKRSSDGSLSQEDELRFGKVGELQDVVDRQSADLGQMKERMAAMVSRINELEEDLDTARKDLIKSEDMNTRLQRDLRESVAQKEDMEERITTLEKRYLAAQREATSVHDLNDKLENEVANKDSLYRQTEDRNRQLQEKLELAEQKLQQTIRKAETLPEVEAELAQRVAALTKAEERHGNVEERLRQLEAQLEEKNQELLRARQREKMNEEHNKRLSETVDKLLSESNERLQLHLKERMSALEDKNALIRELDHTKKLIEESHHEKEQLLIQIETMRAENEQGRSRSNSLLHGRSQLDSTPDFRYPVSASSLMDSNSDHYGSALVLRRPQKGRVAALRDEPSKTLNEQEWERMQQANVLANVAQAFESDMDASDLEEDRETIFSSVDLLSPGGQADAQTLALMLQEQLDAINNEIRMIQEEKENTAIRAEEIECRVGSGDSLGARFRSMGSIPPTLCGGSSLGGSPPGSGHSTPRRIPRSPNRELDRMGVMTLPSDLRKHRRKSAQDDKATIHCETSPPTTPRSMRLNRDAGHAASQEDIRDFRALAGLQDGQGSNPSSSNSSQDSLNKAAKKKSIKSSIGRLFGKKEKGRPSVPGKESPGLAGTPEAENSPKDGLGMGTLGGPAEKNRKLQKNPKTGHELLEEARMQGLPFAQWDGPTVVVWLELWVGMPAWYVAACRANVKSGAIMSALSDTEIQREIGISNPLHRLKLRLAIQEIMSLTSPSAPPTSRTSTGNVWVTHEEMESLAATPTTEDDEGSWAQTLAYGDMNHEWIGNEWLPSLGLPQYRSYFMESLVDARMLDHLTKKDLRGQLKMVDSFHRNSFQCGVMCLRRLNYDRKELERKREESQLEMRDVLVWSNERLISWVQAIGLKEYSSNLYESGVHGALLALDETFDYNTLALLLQIPTQNTQARATLEREFNSLMAIGTERRVEEDDDKNFRRAPSWRKKFRPKDMRGVSLGVSDTLPANFRVTSSSSAASPSTQPKRSPMDGSHWSEDEGEFPAFKTRMMN; this is encoded by the exons GAGTTTGCTGCATTAACGAAAGAGGTGAACCTGTGCCGGGAACAGCTtctggagaaggaggaggagattgCAGAGCTGAAGGCTGAGAGAAACAACACACGG CTCCTTTTGGAGCACCTGGAGTGCCTGGTGTCTCGCCATGAGCGCAGTCTGAGGATGACAGTGGTGAAGAGGCAGGCTCAGTCTCCAGCAGGTGTCTCCAGCGAAGTGGAGGTCCTCAAAGCCCTTAAGTCACTTTTCGAACATCACAAAGCCCTCGATGAGAAG GTTAGAGAAAGACTACGTGTTGCCCTGGAAAGATGCAGCATGTTAGAGGAGCAGCTCACAATGTCGCATAAAGAA CTGGTGTACCTCAGGGAACAGAGCAGCCTGAAGAGAGGGCTGGCAGATGGAACCAGCGAGGTCAACCacaactgtgaaaacacaccaaGCACGAATGGCAAG CGGTCATCGGATGGTTCGCTGAGTCAGGAGGATGAGTTGAGGTTCGGGAAGGTTGGTGAGCTCCAGGATGTAGTGGACCGTCAGTCAGCTGATCTGGGCCAGATGAAAGAGCGAATGGCTGCCATGGTATCACGCATCAATGAGCTCGAGGAGGACCTGGACACGGCCCGTAAGGACCTCATCAAGTCTGAAGATATGAACACACGGCTACAGAGAGATTTGAGAGAG TCAGTTGCTCAAAAGGAAGACATGGAGGAGAGGATCACCACCCTGGAAAAGCGCTACCTGGCAGCTCAGCGGGAGGCCACTTCTGTCCATGACCTCAATGACAAGCTGGAGAATGAAGTGGCCAACAAGGATTCTCTTTACAGACAA ACTGAGGACCGAAACCGGCAGCTCCAGGAGAAGCTGGAGCTGGCCGAGCAGAAGCTGCAGCAGACCATTCGCAAGGCGGAGACTCTGCCTGAGGTGGAGGCGGAGCTTGCCCAGAGAGTAGCTGCCCTCACCAAG GCTGAGGAGCGCCATGGCAATGTAGAGGAGAGACTGAGGCAGCTGGAGgctcagctggaggagaagaacCAGGAACTGCTTAGG GCGCggcagagagagaagatgaatgAGGAGCACAACAAGCGCCTGTCAGAGACAGTGGACAAGCTCCTGTCGGAGTCTAATGAGAGGCTCCAGCTGCACCTCAAAGAGAGAATGTCTGCTCTGGAGGATAAG AATGCTCTGATAAGAGAACTGGACCACACCAAGAAGCTGATCGAGGAGTCTCACCATGAGAAG GAGCAGCTCCTAATTCAGATTGAGACTATGAGGGCAGAGAACGAGCAGGGTCGAAGCAGGAGCAACTCCTTGCTTCATGG TCGCTCTCAGCTGGACAGCACTCCAGACTTTAGGTATCCAGTGTCGGCCTCCTCGCTCATGGACAGTAACTCGGATCATTATGGCAGTGCTCTGGTGCTGAGGCGACCTCAAAAAGGACGAGTGGCAGCGCTGCGGGACGAGCCCTCAAAG ACTTTGAATGAGCAGGAGTGGGAGCGAATGCAGCAGGCCAACGTGCTGGCAAATGTGGCCCAGGCATTTGAGAGTGACATGGATGCCTCAGATCTGGAGGAGGATCGAGAGACCATTTTCAGCTCGGTGGACCTGCTGTCCCCTGGTGGCCAGGCTGATGCACAGACTCTTGCCTTAATGCTGCAGGAGCAGCTCGACGCCATCAACAATGAAATTAG AATGATtcaagaggagaaggagaacaCAGCAATCCGGGCAGAGGAAATTGAGTGCCGGGTTGGCAGTGGTGACAGTCTTGGAGCACGTTTCCGTTCCATGGGCTCCATCCCTCCAACACTTTGTGGGGGATCCTCATTGGGTGGCTCTCCACCAGGCTCTGGTCATTCCACTCCCAGACGAATTCCTCGCAGCCCCAACAGAGAGCTGGACCGCATGGGTGTCATGACCTTG CCTAGTGACCTGCGCAAGCATCGCAGGAAG TCTGCTCAGGACGACAAGGCCACCATCCACTGTGAGACATCCCCACCCACCACTCCACGCTCCATGCGTTTAAACAGAGACGCAGGTCATGCTGCCAGCCAAGAGGACATAAGAGATTTTCGAGC TCTAGCAGGCCTGCAGGATGGACAGGGCAGTAACCccagtagcagtaacagcagccaGGACTCCCTCAACAAAGCGGCCAAGAAGAAGAGCATCAAATCGTCTATTGGCCGCCTCTTTGGAAAGAAGGAGAAGGGCCGACCCAGTGTACCTGGCAAGGAATCGCCTGGTTTAG CTGGCACACCTGAGGCAGAGAACTCTCCTAAGGATGGTTTAGGAATGGGCACTCTAGGAGGCCCGGCCGAGAAGAACCGGAAGCTGCAGAAAAA TCCAAAGACAGG GCATGAATTACTGGAAGAGGCTCGCATGCAGGGCTTGCCGTTCGCCCAGTGGGACGGACCAACTGTTGTGGTTTGGCTGGAG CTGTGGGTGGGTATGCCAGCCTGGTACGTGGCAGCGTGCCGTGCCAATGTCAAAAGCGGCGCCATCATGTCAGCGCTGTCGGACACAGAGATCCAAAGGGAGATAGGCATCAGCAACCCGCTTCATCGTCTGAAACTTCGCCTGGCTATCCAGGAAATCATGTCTCTCACTAGCCCATCTGCCCCGCCCACCTCAAGAACG AGCACAGGAAATGTTTGGGTCACACATGAAGAGATGGAAAGTTTGGCAGCCACGCCGACAACG GAGGATGACGAGGGCAGCTGGGCCCAG ACTTTGGCATATGGAGACATGAATCATGAGTGGATTGGTAACGAATGGCTACCCAGCCTCGGTTTACCACAGTACCGCTCCTACTTCATGGAGTCCCTAGTAGATGCCCGTATGCTTGACCACCTCACCAAGAAGGACCTCAGAGGACAGCTCAAGATGGTAGACAGCTTCCACAG GAATAGTTTTCAGTGTGGAGTGATGTGTCTGAGGAGGCTCAACTACGACAGGAAGGAGCTGGAGAGGAAGCGAGAGGAGTCTCAGCTAGAGATGAGAG ATGTGCTGGTGTGGAGTAATGAACGTTTGATTAGCTGGGTTCAGGCCATCGGACTTAAAGAGTACAGCAGCAACCTGTATGAGAGCGGAGTCCACGGGGCACTGCTCGCCCTTGATGAAACCTTTGACTACAACACCCTGGCTCTACTGTTACAGATTccaacacagaacacacag GCCAGAGCAACTCTTGAGCGTGAATTCAACAGTCTGATGGCCATTGGTACAGAGAGAAGAGTGGAAGAG GATGATGATAAGAACTTTCGCCGAGCTCCATCGTGGAGGAAGAAGTTCAGGCCCAAAGACATGAGGGGAGTCTCCTTGGGCGTGTCGGACACACTCCCTGCCAACTTCCGGgtgaccagcagcagcagcgcggcATCTCCCTCCACACAGCCAAAGAGGAGTCCAATGGATG
- the LOC122772544 gene encoding liprin-alpha-1-like isoform X10, with protein sequence MMCEVMPTISEAEGPGGGGGSGHRGSGSPLQSDSEGHFESLMVSMLEERDRLLETLRETQENLGLTQGKLHEVSHERDSLQRQLNTALPQEFAALTKEVNLCREQLLEKEEEIAELKAERNNTRLLLEHLECLVSRHERSLRMTVVKRQAQSPAGVSSEVEVLKALKSLFEHHKALDEKVRERLRVALERCSMLEEQLTMSHKELVYLREQSSLKRGLADGTSEVNHNCENTPSTNGKRSSDGSLSQEDELRFGKVGELQDVVDRQSADLGQMKERMAAMVSRINELEEDLDTARKDLIKSEDMNTRLQRDLRESVAQKEDMEERITTLEKRYLAAQREATSVHDLNDKLENEVANKDSLYRQTEDRNRQLQEKLELAEQKLQQTIRKAETLPEVEAELAQRVAALTKAEERHGNVEERLRQLEAQLEEKNQELLRARQREKMNEEHNKRLSETVDKLLSESNERLQLHLKERMSALEDKNALIRELDHTKKLIEESHHEKEQLLIQIETMRAENEQGRSRSNSLLHGRSQLDSTPDFRYPVSASSLMDSNSDHYGSALVLRRPQKGRVAALRDEPSKRHVQTLNEQEWERMQQANVLANVAQAFESDMDASDLEEDRETIFSSVDLLSPGGQADAQTLALMLQEQLDAINNEIRMIQEEKENTAIRAEEIECRVGSGDSLGARFRSMGSIPPTLCGGSSLGGSPPGSGHSTPRRIPRSPNRELDRMGVMTLPSDLRKHRRKSAQDDKATIHCETSPPTTPRSMRLNRDAGHAASQEDIRDFRALAGLQDGQGSNPSSSNSSQDSLNKAAKKKSIKSSIGRLFGKKEKGRPSVPGKESPGLAGTPEAENSPKDGLGMGTLGGPAEKNRKLQKNPKTGHELLEEARMQGLPFAQWDGPTVVVWLELWVGMPAWYVAACRANVKSGAIMSALSDTEIQREIGISNPLHRLKLRLAIQEIMSLTSPSAPPTSRTEDDEGSWAQTLAYGDMNHEWIGNEWLPSLGLPQYRSYFMESLVDARMLDHLTKKDLRGQLKMVDSFHRNSFQCGVMCLRRLNYDRKELERKREESQLEMRDVLVWSNERLISWVQAIGLKEYSSNLYESGVHGALLALDETFDYNTLALLLQIPTQNTQARATLEREFNSLMAIGTERRVEEDDDKNFRRAPSWRKKFRPKDMRGVSLGVSDTLPANFRVTSSSSAASPSTQPKRSPMDGSHWSEDEGEFPAFKTRMMN encoded by the exons GAGTTTGCTGCATTAACGAAAGAGGTGAACCTGTGCCGGGAACAGCTtctggagaaggaggaggagattgCAGAGCTGAAGGCTGAGAGAAACAACACACGG CTCCTTTTGGAGCACCTGGAGTGCCTGGTGTCTCGCCATGAGCGCAGTCTGAGGATGACAGTGGTGAAGAGGCAGGCTCAGTCTCCAGCAGGTGTCTCCAGCGAAGTGGAGGTCCTCAAAGCCCTTAAGTCACTTTTCGAACATCACAAAGCCCTCGATGAGAAG GTTAGAGAAAGACTACGTGTTGCCCTGGAAAGATGCAGCATGTTAGAGGAGCAGCTCACAATGTCGCATAAAGAA CTGGTGTACCTCAGGGAACAGAGCAGCCTGAAGAGAGGGCTGGCAGATGGAACCAGCGAGGTCAACCacaactgtgaaaacacaccaaGCACGAATGGCAAG CGGTCATCGGATGGTTCGCTGAGTCAGGAGGATGAGTTGAGGTTCGGGAAGGTTGGTGAGCTCCAGGATGTAGTGGACCGTCAGTCAGCTGATCTGGGCCAGATGAAAGAGCGAATGGCTGCCATGGTATCACGCATCAATGAGCTCGAGGAGGACCTGGACACGGCCCGTAAGGACCTCATCAAGTCTGAAGATATGAACACACGGCTACAGAGAGATTTGAGAGAG TCAGTTGCTCAAAAGGAAGACATGGAGGAGAGGATCACCACCCTGGAAAAGCGCTACCTGGCAGCTCAGCGGGAGGCCACTTCTGTCCATGACCTCAATGACAAGCTGGAGAATGAAGTGGCCAACAAGGATTCTCTTTACAGACAA ACTGAGGACCGAAACCGGCAGCTCCAGGAGAAGCTGGAGCTGGCCGAGCAGAAGCTGCAGCAGACCATTCGCAAGGCGGAGACTCTGCCTGAGGTGGAGGCGGAGCTTGCCCAGAGAGTAGCTGCCCTCACCAAG GCTGAGGAGCGCCATGGCAATGTAGAGGAGAGACTGAGGCAGCTGGAGgctcagctggaggagaagaacCAGGAACTGCTTAGG GCGCggcagagagagaagatgaatgAGGAGCACAACAAGCGCCTGTCAGAGACAGTGGACAAGCTCCTGTCGGAGTCTAATGAGAGGCTCCAGCTGCACCTCAAAGAGAGAATGTCTGCTCTGGAGGATAAG AATGCTCTGATAAGAGAACTGGACCACACCAAGAAGCTGATCGAGGAGTCTCACCATGAGAAG GAGCAGCTCCTAATTCAGATTGAGACTATGAGGGCAGAGAACGAGCAGGGTCGAAGCAGGAGCAACTCCTTGCTTCATGG TCGCTCTCAGCTGGACAGCACTCCAGACTTTAGGTATCCAGTGTCGGCCTCCTCGCTCATGGACAGTAACTCGGATCATTATGGCAGTGCTCTGGTGCTGAGGCGACCTCAAAAAGGACGAGTGGCAGCGCTGCGGGACGAGCCCTCAAAG CGACAT GTGCAGACTTTGAATGAGCAGGAGTGGGAGCGAATGCAGCAGGCCAACGTGCTGGCAAATGTGGCCCAGGCATTTGAGAGTGACATGGATGCCTCAGATCTGGAGGAGGATCGAGAGACCATTTTCAGCTCGGTGGACCTGCTGTCCCCTGGTGGCCAGGCTGATGCACAGACTCTTGCCTTAATGCTGCAGGAGCAGCTCGACGCCATCAACAATGAAATTAG AATGATtcaagaggagaaggagaacaCAGCAATCCGGGCAGAGGAAATTGAGTGCCGGGTTGGCAGTGGTGACAGTCTTGGAGCACGTTTCCGTTCCATGGGCTCCATCCCTCCAACACTTTGTGGGGGATCCTCATTGGGTGGCTCTCCACCAGGCTCTGGTCATTCCACTCCCAGACGAATTCCTCGCAGCCCCAACAGAGAGCTGGACCGCATGGGTGTCATGACCTTG CCTAGTGACCTGCGCAAGCATCGCAGGAAG TCTGCTCAGGACGACAAGGCCACCATCCACTGTGAGACATCCCCACCCACCACTCCACGCTCCATGCGTTTAAACAGAGACGCAGGTCATGCTGCCAGCCAAGAGGACATAAGAGATTTTCGAGC TCTAGCAGGCCTGCAGGATGGACAGGGCAGTAACCccagtagcagtaacagcagccaGGACTCCCTCAACAAAGCGGCCAAGAAGAAGAGCATCAAATCGTCTATTGGCCGCCTCTTTGGAAAGAAGGAGAAGGGCCGACCCAGTGTACCTGGCAAGGAATCGCCTGGTTTAG CTGGCACACCTGAGGCAGAGAACTCTCCTAAGGATGGTTTAGGAATGGGCACTCTAGGAGGCCCGGCCGAGAAGAACCGGAAGCTGCAGAAAAA TCCAAAGACAGG GCATGAATTACTGGAAGAGGCTCGCATGCAGGGCTTGCCGTTCGCCCAGTGGGACGGACCAACTGTTGTGGTTTGGCTGGAG CTGTGGGTGGGTATGCCAGCCTGGTACGTGGCAGCGTGCCGTGCCAATGTCAAAAGCGGCGCCATCATGTCAGCGCTGTCGGACACAGAGATCCAAAGGGAGATAGGCATCAGCAACCCGCTTCATCGTCTGAAACTTCGCCTGGCTATCCAGGAAATCATGTCTCTCACTAGCCCATCTGCCCCGCCCACCTCAAGAACG GAGGATGACGAGGGCAGCTGGGCCCAG ACTTTGGCATATGGAGACATGAATCATGAGTGGATTGGTAACGAATGGCTACCCAGCCTCGGTTTACCACAGTACCGCTCCTACTTCATGGAGTCCCTAGTAGATGCCCGTATGCTTGACCACCTCACCAAGAAGGACCTCAGAGGACAGCTCAAGATGGTAGACAGCTTCCACAG GAATAGTTTTCAGTGTGGAGTGATGTGTCTGAGGAGGCTCAACTACGACAGGAAGGAGCTGGAGAGGAAGCGAGAGGAGTCTCAGCTAGAGATGAGAG ATGTGCTGGTGTGGAGTAATGAACGTTTGATTAGCTGGGTTCAGGCCATCGGACTTAAAGAGTACAGCAGCAACCTGTATGAGAGCGGAGTCCACGGGGCACTGCTCGCCCTTGATGAAACCTTTGACTACAACACCCTGGCTCTACTGTTACAGATTccaacacagaacacacag GCCAGAGCAACTCTTGAGCGTGAATTCAACAGTCTGATGGCCATTGGTACAGAGAGAAGAGTGGAAGAG GATGATGATAAGAACTTTCGCCGAGCTCCATCGTGGAGGAAGAAGTTCAGGCCCAAAGACATGAGGGGAGTCTCCTTGGGCGTGTCGGACACACTCCCTGCCAACTTCCGGgtgaccagcagcagcagcgcggcATCTCCCTCCACACAGCCAAAGAGGAGTCCAATGGATG
- the LOC122772544 gene encoding liprin-alpha-1-like isoform X7, with protein MMCEVMPTISEAEGPGGGGGSGHRGSGSPLQSDSEGHFESLMVSMLEERDRLLETLRETQENLGLTQGKLHEVSHERDSLQRQLNTALPQEFAALTKEVNLCREQLLEKEEEIAELKAERNNTRLLLEHLECLVSRHERSLRMTVVKRQAQSPAGVSSEVEVLKALKSLFEHHKALDEKVRERLRVALERCSMLEEQLTMSHKELVYLREQSSLKRGLADGTSEVNHNCENTPSTNGKRSSDGSLSQEDELRFGKVGELQDVVDRQSADLGQMKERMAAMVSRINELEEDLDTARKDLIKSEDMNTRLQRDLRESVAQKEDMEERITTLEKRYLAAQREATSVHDLNDKLENEVANKDSLYRQTEDRNRQLQEKLELAEQKLQQTIRKAETLPEVEAELAQRVAALTKAEERHGNVEERLRQLEAQLEEKNQELLRARQREKMNEEHNKRLSETVDKLLSESNERLQLHLKERMSALEDKNALIRELDHTKKLIEESHHEKEQLLIQIETMRAENEQGRSRSNSLLHGRSQLDSTPDFRYPVSASSLMDSNSDHYGSALVLRRPQKGRVAALRDEPSKRHVQTLNEQEWERMQQANVLANVAQAFESDMDASDLEEDRETIFSSVDLLSPGGQADAQTLALMLQEQLDAINNEIRMIQEEKENTAIRAEEIECRVGSGDSLGARFRSMGSIPPTLCGGSSLGGSPPGSGHSTPRRIPRSPNRELDRMGVMTLPSDLRKHRRKSAQDDKATIHCETSPPTTPRSMRLNRDAGHAASQEDIRDFRALAGLQDGQGSNPSSSNSSQDSLNKAAKKKSIKSSIGRLFGKKEKGRPSVPGKESPGLAGTPEAENSPKDGLGMGTLGGPAEKNRKLQKNPKTGHELLEEARMQGLPFAQWDGPTVVVWLELWVGMPAWYVAACRANVKSGAIMSALSDTEIQREIGISNPLHRLKLRLAIQEIMSLTSPSAPPTSRTSTGNVWVTHEEMESLAATPTTTLAYGDMNHEWIGNEWLPSLGLPQYRSYFMESLVDARMLDHLTKKDLRGQLKMVDSFHRNSFQCGVMCLRRLNYDRKELERKREESQLEMRDVLVWSNERLISWVQAIGLKEYSSNLYESGVHGALLALDETFDYNTLALLLQIPTQNTQARATLEREFNSLMAIGTERRVEEDDDKNFRRAPSWRKKFRPKDMRGVSLGVSDTLPANFRVTSSSSAASPSTQPKRSPMDGSHWSEDEGEFPAFKTRMMN; from the exons GAGTTTGCTGCATTAACGAAAGAGGTGAACCTGTGCCGGGAACAGCTtctggagaaggaggaggagattgCAGAGCTGAAGGCTGAGAGAAACAACACACGG CTCCTTTTGGAGCACCTGGAGTGCCTGGTGTCTCGCCATGAGCGCAGTCTGAGGATGACAGTGGTGAAGAGGCAGGCTCAGTCTCCAGCAGGTGTCTCCAGCGAAGTGGAGGTCCTCAAAGCCCTTAAGTCACTTTTCGAACATCACAAAGCCCTCGATGAGAAG GTTAGAGAAAGACTACGTGTTGCCCTGGAAAGATGCAGCATGTTAGAGGAGCAGCTCACAATGTCGCATAAAGAA CTGGTGTACCTCAGGGAACAGAGCAGCCTGAAGAGAGGGCTGGCAGATGGAACCAGCGAGGTCAACCacaactgtgaaaacacaccaaGCACGAATGGCAAG CGGTCATCGGATGGTTCGCTGAGTCAGGAGGATGAGTTGAGGTTCGGGAAGGTTGGTGAGCTCCAGGATGTAGTGGACCGTCAGTCAGCTGATCTGGGCCAGATGAAAGAGCGAATGGCTGCCATGGTATCACGCATCAATGAGCTCGAGGAGGACCTGGACACGGCCCGTAAGGACCTCATCAAGTCTGAAGATATGAACACACGGCTACAGAGAGATTTGAGAGAG TCAGTTGCTCAAAAGGAAGACATGGAGGAGAGGATCACCACCCTGGAAAAGCGCTACCTGGCAGCTCAGCGGGAGGCCACTTCTGTCCATGACCTCAATGACAAGCTGGAGAATGAAGTGGCCAACAAGGATTCTCTTTACAGACAA ACTGAGGACCGAAACCGGCAGCTCCAGGAGAAGCTGGAGCTGGCCGAGCAGAAGCTGCAGCAGACCATTCGCAAGGCGGAGACTCTGCCTGAGGTGGAGGCGGAGCTTGCCCAGAGAGTAGCTGCCCTCACCAAG GCTGAGGAGCGCCATGGCAATGTAGAGGAGAGACTGAGGCAGCTGGAGgctcagctggaggagaagaacCAGGAACTGCTTAGG GCGCggcagagagagaagatgaatgAGGAGCACAACAAGCGCCTGTCAGAGACAGTGGACAAGCTCCTGTCGGAGTCTAATGAGAGGCTCCAGCTGCACCTCAAAGAGAGAATGTCTGCTCTGGAGGATAAG AATGCTCTGATAAGAGAACTGGACCACACCAAGAAGCTGATCGAGGAGTCTCACCATGAGAAG GAGCAGCTCCTAATTCAGATTGAGACTATGAGGGCAGAGAACGAGCAGGGTCGAAGCAGGAGCAACTCCTTGCTTCATGG TCGCTCTCAGCTGGACAGCACTCCAGACTTTAGGTATCCAGTGTCGGCCTCCTCGCTCATGGACAGTAACTCGGATCATTATGGCAGTGCTCTGGTGCTGAGGCGACCTCAAAAAGGACGAGTGGCAGCGCTGCGGGACGAGCCCTCAAAG CGACAT GTGCAGACTTTGAATGAGCAGGAGTGGGAGCGAATGCAGCAGGCCAACGTGCTGGCAAATGTGGCCCAGGCATTTGAGAGTGACATGGATGCCTCAGATCTGGAGGAGGATCGAGAGACCATTTTCAGCTCGGTGGACCTGCTGTCCCCTGGTGGCCAGGCTGATGCACAGACTCTTGCCTTAATGCTGCAGGAGCAGCTCGACGCCATCAACAATGAAATTAG AATGATtcaagaggagaaggagaacaCAGCAATCCGGGCAGAGGAAATTGAGTGCCGGGTTGGCAGTGGTGACAGTCTTGGAGCACGTTTCCGTTCCATGGGCTCCATCCCTCCAACACTTTGTGGGGGATCCTCATTGGGTGGCTCTCCACCAGGCTCTGGTCATTCCACTCCCAGACGAATTCCTCGCAGCCCCAACAGAGAGCTGGACCGCATGGGTGTCATGACCTTG CCTAGTGACCTGCGCAAGCATCGCAGGAAG TCTGCTCAGGACGACAAGGCCACCATCCACTGTGAGACATCCCCACCCACCACTCCACGCTCCATGCGTTTAAACAGAGACGCAGGTCATGCTGCCAGCCAAGAGGACATAAGAGATTTTCGAGC TCTAGCAGGCCTGCAGGATGGACAGGGCAGTAACCccagtagcagtaacagcagccaGGACTCCCTCAACAAAGCGGCCAAGAAGAAGAGCATCAAATCGTCTATTGGCCGCCTCTTTGGAAAGAAGGAGAAGGGCCGACCCAGTGTACCTGGCAAGGAATCGCCTGGTTTAG CTGGCACACCTGAGGCAGAGAACTCTCCTAAGGATGGTTTAGGAATGGGCACTCTAGGAGGCCCGGCCGAGAAGAACCGGAAGCTGCAGAAAAA TCCAAAGACAGG GCATGAATTACTGGAAGAGGCTCGCATGCAGGGCTTGCCGTTCGCCCAGTGGGACGGACCAACTGTTGTGGTTTGGCTGGAG CTGTGGGTGGGTATGCCAGCCTGGTACGTGGCAGCGTGCCGTGCCAATGTCAAAAGCGGCGCCATCATGTCAGCGCTGTCGGACACAGAGATCCAAAGGGAGATAGGCATCAGCAACCCGCTTCATCGTCTGAAACTTCGCCTGGCTATCCAGGAAATCATGTCTCTCACTAGCCCATCTGCCCCGCCCACCTCAAGAACG AGCACAGGAAATGTTTGGGTCACACATGAAGAGATGGAAAGTTTGGCAGCCACGCCGACAACG ACTTTGGCATATGGAGACATGAATCATGAGTGGATTGGTAACGAATGGCTACCCAGCCTCGGTTTACCACAGTACCGCTCCTACTTCATGGAGTCCCTAGTAGATGCCCGTATGCTTGACCACCTCACCAAGAAGGACCTCAGAGGACAGCTCAAGATGGTAGACAGCTTCCACAG GAATAGTTTTCAGTGTGGAGTGATGTGTCTGAGGAGGCTCAACTACGACAGGAAGGAGCTGGAGAGGAAGCGAGAGGAGTCTCAGCTAGAGATGAGAG ATGTGCTGGTGTGGAGTAATGAACGTTTGATTAGCTGGGTTCAGGCCATCGGACTTAAAGAGTACAGCAGCAACCTGTATGAGAGCGGAGTCCACGGGGCACTGCTCGCCCTTGATGAAACCTTTGACTACAACACCCTGGCTCTACTGTTACAGATTccaacacagaacacacag GCCAGAGCAACTCTTGAGCGTGAATTCAACAGTCTGATGGCCATTGGTACAGAGAGAAGAGTGGAAGAG GATGATGATAAGAACTTTCGCCGAGCTCCATCGTGGAGGAAGAAGTTCAGGCCCAAAGACATGAGGGGAGTCTCCTTGGGCGTGTCGGACACACTCCCTGCCAACTTCCGGgtgaccagcagcagcagcgcggcATCTCCCTCCACACAGCCAAAGAGGAGTCCAATGGATG